One window from the genome of Aptenodytes patagonicus chromosome 4, bAptPat1.pri.cur, whole genome shotgun sequence encodes:
- the THAP9 gene encoding DNA transposase THAP9 encodes MAEYSPEMRQFACILHLYHIKAYDYLRKSFPLPHPYSLTNWLSNNEAAAGFSNNIFLRLQEKVERGEQAYRYCALMVQDMSLQKQQEWDPQTQCLTGFVDLGAGVLDADEAPLASEAIILMAVGISSPWTAPLGYFFVNSMTGHLLAQLLRQTINKLNNIGITVLAVTSGATARGAETARALGIRIDPERIQCTFQHPPGSAHRITYFFDICHALQLIRNALQCFQKIEWLSDTVRWQHVVELAALQEQRVLEPRSPKSGGPGSEESYHLKVNLATLLFSEGVADALEHLQKLGLASFQNCSGTVKFVRLMSHLCDIFHGRGPYRRGLKGPLLAGNYTKISHLFNEAKSFFVTLTDSVGRYIIKSKRKLGFLSFLLNAESLKWLYTNYMCPEGTPSHHLLTYAFSLDPLELFLRALQQACGSSRSPTCTVFQAAYHKLLASCSLAPGSPHSGGLGRTSSLDISLSRKRDLTLGSIRAQYNPAHGRTLATEYPYCAGFLLHGAALSNALTDLSLHAQSVTCTAGFVAEQLASDLQCEACLASLFESDESRLRCGSVLYIKKLGGVSLPSASVYHITSISEQVLNWYGKVGDSNKNTKLWHLSLEQKVFQELLGESLLFPTLTNHLFDGELCVNNHYTILVKEITRCYLNIRTNHAKHLNLNYHCGKHRLKRLKGRHLFPSPLGSCQSSQTHAGS; translated from the exons ATGGCAGAATACTCACCAGAAATGAGGCAATTTGCTTGTATTCTCCACCTCTACCATATTAAGGCCTATGATTATCTACGGAAGAGTTTTCCCCTCCCTCATCCTTACAGCCTGACAAA ttggcTGTCTAATAATGAGGCTGCTGCAGGCTTCAGCAACAACATTTTTCTCCGCCTTCAGGAAAAGGTGGAGAGAGGGGAACAGGCCTACCGCTACTGTGCCCTGATGGTACAAGACATGtccctgcagaagcagcaggaatgGGACCCACAGACCCAGTGCCTGACAGGCTTTGTTGACTTGGGAGCAGGTGTCCTCGACGCTGATGAAGCTCCGCTGGCCTCAGAAGCGATAATCCTTATGGCAGTTGGCATCTCAAGTCCCTGGACAGCTCCACTTGGCTACTTCTTTGTGAACAGCATGACTGGCCACTTACTTGCTCAGCTGCTTCGTCAGACTATCAATAAGCTGAACAACATTGGCATCACAGTGCTGGCTGTGACGTCAGGTGCCACTGCTCGTGGTGCTGAGACTGCCAGAGCTCTGGGGATCAGGATAGATCCCGAAAGGATTCAGTGCACTTTCCAGCATCCGCCCGGCTCTGCTCACAGAATCACGTACTTTTTTGACATCTGCCATGCACTCCAGCTGATAAGGAATGCTCTGCAGTGCTTCCAGAAGATAGAGTGGCTCAGTGACACAGTGCGGTGGCAGCATGTGGTGGAGCTGGCAGCTTTGCAGGAGCAGAGGGTATTAGAGCCACGCAGTCCCAAGTCAGGTGGACCTGGGAGTGAGGAGAGTTACCACCTGAAGGTCAACCTTGCTACCCTGTTGTTCAGCGAGGGTGTTGCTGATGCGCTGGAACACCTCCAGAAGCTGGGCCTGGCCTCATTCCAGAACTGCAGTGGTACTGTCAAGTTTGTGCGTTTGATGAGCCATCTGTGCGACATATTTCATGGCAGAGGTCCCTATAGAAGGGGACTGAAGGGGCCTTTGCTAGCTGGAAATTACACCAAAATAAGCCACCTCTTTAATGAGGCCAAGAGCTTCTTTGTCACCTTAACGGACTCTGTGGGGAGATACATTATTAAGAGCAAACGCAAACTAGGATTTCTGAGTTTCTTGCTCAATGCCGAAAGCCTCAAGTGGCTTTACACCAACTATATGTGTCCAGAAGGCACTCCTTCCCACCACCTCCTCACCTATGCCTTCAGCCTTGACCCACTGGAGCTGTTTCTCAGGGCTCTCCAGCaagcctgtggcagcagcaggagccccaCTTGCACTGTGTTCCAGGCTGCTTATCACAAACTGCtggccagctgcagcctggcaccAGGCTCACCACACAGCGGTGGCTTAGGCAGAACAAGCTCCTTGGACATATCCCTGTCTCGTAAGAGAGATCTGACCCTTGGCAGCATTCGTGCTCAGTATAACCCAGCTCATGGGAGGACACTGGCAACAGAATACCCCTATTGTGCAGGCTTTCTTTTGCATGGTGCTGCACTGAGTAATGCGCTGACAGACCTATCACTGCATGCACAGAGCGTCACCTGCACCGCGGGCTTTGTTGCGGAGCAATTAGCCTCTGACTTGCAATGTGAGGCTTGTCTTGCTTCCCTCTTTGAGTCAGACGAGAGCAGGCTAAGATGCGGCTCAGTGCTCTACATAAAAAAGTTAGGTGGAGTGAGTCTGCCCTCAGCAAGTGTGTACCACATAACAAGCATTTCGGAACAAGTCCTAAACTGGTATGGCAAAGTAGGAGACAGCAACAAAAACACCAAGCTATGGCATTTGTCTCTTGAACAGAAAGTCTTCCAGGAGCTTCTGGGAGAAAGTCTGCTCTTCCCCACCCTCACGAACCATTTATTTGATGGGGAGTTGTGTGTCAACAATCACTATACAATCTTAGTAAAGGAAATAACACGATGTTACTTAAACATCAGAACAAACCATGCCAAACACCTGAACTTGAACTACCATTGTGGAAAGCACAGATTGAAGAGACTGAAAGGAAGACATTTGTTTCCATCACCACTGGGTAGCTGTCAGTCAAGCCAAACCCACGCAGGGTCATGA